In a single window of the Nicotiana tomentosiformis chromosome 8, ASM39032v3, whole genome shotgun sequence genome:
- the LOC138897247 gene encoding uncharacterized protein, which translates to MDSLAFLLIVGRPLAMDVQRLANWFVRFDVLEPSSVLACVLAQSSLLERIKSRQFDDPNLLVLKDTVQQDCAKQVVIVDDGVMWLQDRICVPNIDELRELILEEAHSSRYSIHPGLT; encoded by the coding sequence ATGGACAGTTTGGCATTTTTACTGATAGTGGGGAGGccattagccatggatgttcagcgTTTGGCCAACTGGTTCGTGAGGTTCGATGTTTTAGAGCCTAGCAGTGTTCTAGCTTGTGTTTTGGCACAGTCATcattgttggagcgtatcaagtCTCGCCAATTTGATGATCCTAACTTGTTGGTATTGAAAGACACGGTGCAACAAGATTGTGCTAAGCAGgttgtgattgttgatgatggtgttatgtggCTTCAGGaccggatttgtgttccaaatattgatgagttgagagagttgatccttgaggaagctcacagttcgcgctattccattcacccgGGTCTTACATAG